A portion of the Saimiri boliviensis isolate mSaiBol1 chromosome 1, mSaiBol1.pri, whole genome shotgun sequence genome contains these proteins:
- the NT5DC4 gene encoding LOW QUALITY PROTEIN: 5'-nucleotidase domain-containing protein 4 (The sequence of the model RefSeq protein was modified relative to this genomic sequence to represent the inferred CDS: inserted 2 bases in 2 codons; substituted 4 bases at 4 genomic stop codons), with the protein MASVEWGEPKGLVSLQGPKQDWYQWIFVNCSLTLGKIHCFGFDMDYTLAAYKPPAYEALDFELLLERPVCTGYPLEILCYTYNPTFPTRELVFDALCGNLLKVDSHGNVLLGAXGFTFVSDLPLLRAESWSFYPSKFIQRDELQRFHILNTRFNLPETXLCACLVDFFSGCSCYTNCDTGYQHGTLFMSFXILFQDVANAMNLSGLGCLKKTLEGLETYVKKEVNGHRPRAPGLSLQPFPGFLGGTPPVLLGKMKEVGKVFLATNSSYNYIDMSAIVTYLCSTSEAEASASPWRSYFDLRDMQQPCFFVEGMVNMVMADAEDLGKLGVGTYTGPHQHYAVYSGGSSNMVCDTLFGVWGKDILYIGDHCFGDILKSKKWQSWRTCLVVLELSWELDIXALEKELXEELNRLDMCLVDLYQHIDGSSCELQVINFTGRNLQMPHESVVQQEWANXDPASCLLSCSQRELTRKSLMKVWEIPHWL; encoded by the exons ATGGCCAGTGTGGAGTGGGGAGAGCCCAAGGGTCTGGTCTCCCTTCAAGGCCCAAAGCAGGACTGGTACcag tggATTTTTGTCAACTGCAGCCTGACGCTGGGGAAGATTCATTGCTTTGGCTTCGACATGGACTATACTCTGGCCG CCTACAAGCCCCCAGCCTATGAGGCCCTAGACTTTGAGCTGCTGCTGGAGCGCCCGGTGTGCACTGGGTACCCACTCGAGATCCTGTGCTATACCTACAACCCCACCTTCCCCACTAG GGAGCTGGTGTTTGATGCCCTCTGTGGGAACCTGCTGAAGGTGGACAGCCACGGGAATGTGCTGCTGGGTG ATGGCTTCACCTTCGTCTCAGA CCTACCCCTCCTCAGGGCAGAGAGCTGGAGCTTCTACCCCAGCAAGTTCATTCAGAGGGATGAGCTGCAGCGCTTCCACATCCTCAACACGCGCTTCAACCTGCCTG AAACCTAGCTCTGTGCCTGCCTGGTGGACTTCTTCTCTGGCTGCTCCTGTTACACCAA CTGTGACACTGGATATCAGCATGGGACCCTTTTCATGTCCTTCTGAATCCTGTTCCAGGATGTGGCCAATGCCATGAATCTGTCTGGTCTGGGTT GTCTCAAGAAGACCCTGGAGGGCTTGGAGACGTATGTGAAGAAGGAGGTCAATGGCCACAGACCCAGAGCCCCAGGGCTTTCCCTGCAACCCTTCCCTGGCTTTCTTGGAG GCACACCTCCCGTGCTGCTGGGGAAGATGAAGGAGGTTGGGAAAGTGTTTTTGGCCACCAACAGCAGCTACAACTACATCGACATGAGT GCCATCGTGACCTACCTGTGCAGCACCAGTGAG GCTGAGGCCTCGGCCAGCCCCTGGAGGTCCTACTTCGACCTGAGGGACATGCAGCAGCCCTGCTTCTTTGTAGAAGGGATGGTCAACATGGTAATGGCAGATGCAGAG GACTTGGGGAAGCTAGGCGTGGGCACTTATACAGGGCCCCACCAGCACTATGCTGTCTACTCTGGAG GCTCGTCCAACATGGTGTGTGACACGCTCTTTGGGGTTTGGGGGAAGGACATCCTGTACATTGGGGACCACTGTTTTGGGGACATTCTCAAGTCcaagaagtggcagagctggcgGACTTGCCTGGTGGTTCTTGAGCTGTCCTGGGAGCTGGACATCTAGGCCCTGGAGAAGG AGCTGTAGGAGGAGCTGAACAGGCTGGACATGTGCCTGGTGGACCTATATCA GCACATAGATGGGAGCAGTTGTGAGCTGCAAGTCATCAACTTCACCGGGAG AAACCTACAGATGCCGCATGAGTCGGTTGTGCAGCAAGAATGGGCCA TGgaccctgcctcctgcctcctctcttGCAGCCAGAGG GAACTCACCAGGAAATCTCTAATGAAAGTCTGGGAAATACCTCACTGGTTGTGA
- the CKAP2L gene encoding cytoskeleton-associated protein 2-like — MVGPGSAAAAAVEERQRKLQEYLAAKGKLKSQNTKPYLKSKNNCPNPPPSKSTIRPKNDVTDHAVLPVKPKRSISIKLQPRPPNITGSQKPKLEPPKLLDKRLTSECVSSNPYSKPSSKSFQQRGARSSTTELSRKLVGSLNIEQLKTTKLQVTDQGNAKCTDSMNNTHVENESLDNFLKGTNKENLPQTLSEPDRKPDPKLCTTSKPKIDSYNQNKNSLAPKPALGKSSVNSAVLKDRVNKQFVRETQSRTLSVKSQQLSRRADLSRPGVKSSRTVPSHFIQTLNKVQPSKKPVVKNIKDTKVNRGKYEGTNETKLRSYPVIEQRMKHTKPRTYPNLLQGEYNNTHPNIKQDQKSTQPSCIPQTSCILQKSKVISQRPKWTVGRFNSAIPSTPSIRANGTSGIKRNNNDFQQTAQTLDSKLKKAIPQNRFLNKTAPKIQAGVTTINGTQTNPNIKKKATAEDRRKQLEDWQKSKGKIYKRPPMELKTKRKAIKEMNISFWKSIEKEEEEKKAQFELSSKINNTLTECLNLIEGGVPYNEILNILSSIPEAEKFAKFWICKAKLLASKGTFDVIGLYEEAIKNGATPIQELREVVLNILQDSNRTTEGITSDSLVAETNITSVEELAKEMESVKSCLSPEKREQAIATPQIAKAQQHNYSGIKLQIGPIPRINGMPEVQDMKLITPVRRSSRIERAVSRYPEMLQEHDLVVASLDELLEVEETTCFIFRRNEALPVTLGFQIPES, encoded by the exons aCTATTAGACCCAAAAATGATGTTACCGACCATGCTGTTTTGCCTGTCAAACCTAAAAGGTCCATCAGCATTAAACTCCAGCCCAGACCACCTAATATTACAGGGTCCCAGAAGCCGAAGTTGGAGCCACCAAAACTTCTGGACAAAAGGCTGACTTCAGAATGTGTGTCTTCTAACCCATACTCCAAGCCTTCTAGCAAGAGTTTTCAACAGCGTGGAGCTAGATCATCCACAACAGAACTGTCAAGAAAACTTGTGGGGTCACTTAATATAGAACAATTGAAAACTACAAAGCTGCAGGTAACAGATCAAGGAAATGCTAAATGTACAGACTCTATGAATAATACCCATGTTGAAAACGAATCTTTGgataactttctaaaaggaacaaacaaagagAACCTGCCCCAGACTTTATCAGAACCTGACAGGAAGCCAGATCCTAAATTATGTACCACAAGTAAGCCAAAGATTGACTCTTATAATCAAAACAAGAACAGTTTAGCTCCTAAACCAGCCTTGGGCAAAAGTTCAGTTAATAGTGCTGTTCTGAAAGACAGAGTTAATAAACAGTTTGTTAGAGAAACACAAAGCAGGACTCTCTCAGTAAAATCACAGCAACTCTCTAGAAGAGCAGATCTTTCAAGACCAGGAGTAAAATCTTCAAGGACGGTTCCCTCTCACTTTATTCAGACCCTTAATAAGGTTCAGCCATCAAAGAAACCAGTGGTCAAGAACATCAAAGATACAAAGGTGAATAGGGGTAAATATGAAGGAACAAATGAAACTAAGTTACGGTCATACCCCGTTATTGAACAGAGAATGAAACATACCAAACCCAGAACATACCCCAATTTGCTTCAGGGTGAATATAACAACACACATCCAAACATCAAACAAGATCAGAAGTCCACCCAACCTTCTTGTATACCTCAGACATCATGTATACTGCAAAAATCGAAAGTCATAAGCCAGAGGCCTAAGTGGACAGTTGGCAGATTTAATTCAGCTATTCCAAGCACCCCTAGCATAAGAGCAAATGGAACCAGTGGTATTAAACGTAATAATAATGACTTTCAACAAACAGCACAGACTTTGGACTCCAAGTTGAAAAAGGCTATTCCCCAGAACCGTTTTCTGAACAAAACAGCTCCCAAAATTCAAGCTGGTGTCACAACCATAAATGGGACCCAAACAAAcccaaatattaaaaagaaggCAACAGCAGAGGATCGCAG GAAACAGCTAGAAGACTGGCAGAAATCTAAGGGAAAAATCTATAAACGGCCTCCTatggaacttaaaacaaaaagaaaagcaataaaggaaatgaatatttCATTCTGGAAGAGCattgaaaaagaagaggaagaaaagaaagcacaatTCGAACTGTCCAGTAAAATTAACAACACTCTGACAGAATGTCTGAACCTCATCGAAGGG ggtgtACCTTATAATGAAATACTTAATATATTGTCCAGCATTCCTGAAGCTGAAAAATTTGCCAAATTCTGGATCTGCAAAGCAAAGTTGTTGGCAAGTAAAGGCACCTTTGATGTTATTGGGCTATATGAAGAGGCCATTAAAAATGGGGCAACA cCAATACAAGAGTTGCGGGAAGTTGTTCTTAATATTTTGCAAGATTCAAACAGAACCACAgaag GAATTACTTCTGACTCGTTAGTTGCTGAAACTAATATAACATCAGTGGAAGAGCTGGCCAAGGAGATGGAATCTGTGAAGTCTTGTCTTTCACCAGAAAAGAGGGAACAAGCCATAGCAAcaccccaaatagccaaggcacaACAGCATAATTATTCTGGAATCAAATTACAGATTGGTCCAATCCCTAG AATAAATGGGATGCCAGAAGTGCAAGACATGAAGCTTATCACTCCTGTACGGCGTTCGTCCAGGATCGAGCGAGCAGTGTCCCGCTACCCGGAAATGCTGCAAGAACATGATTTAGTAGTGGCTTCTCTTGACGAACTGTTAGAAGTCGAAGAAACAACATGTTTTATATTTCGTAGAAATGAGGCTTTGCCTGTAACATTGGGGTTTCAAATCCCTGAATCGTAA